The following proteins are encoded in a genomic region of Deltaproteobacteria bacterium:
- the lpdA gene encoding dihydrolipoyl dehydrogenase, with the protein MDKFDIIVVGAGPGGYPAAIRAAQLGAKVALIDKEKVGGTCLHRGCIPSKIGLHVAELCYEIEHAKSWGLTVDKPKLDWAQLVQKRQGILTSLENGIQGLLKSHKIQLFSGAAILQSDHQVEVNSQKFEASKIILATGSVAGRPKIFSFDGYSVITSEEVFSWKELPTSLAIVGAGPEGCEWACMFASLGVEVGLIEAQDRLLPREEPWVGRELEKIFTERKIGVFTSSSVESIQIKEKDWISLKLTGGTELEVNRIIVATGRKPNINQLLAASVSLKMENNFIQVNENLQTSLPNVYAIGDVNGLSMLAHSATHQGLIAVEHALGKGTRQFNTQNVPGVIFTFPEVARVGLTESELKTKGVDYQVGRFGFASLGKALAMGAPEGMVSLLSEKSTGKVLGGTVLGKNASDLIAEIALAQSAGLKLADIAHTIHAHPTLNEAVMEAAEDTHGLSIHRYKRKN; encoded by the coding sequence TTGGATAAGTTCGATATTATTGTCGTAGGGGCAGGGCCAGGCGGCTATCCAGCAGCTATTCGGGCAGCTCAATTGGGGGCTAAGGTCGCCTTGATCGACAAGGAAAAGGTAGGGGGCACTTGTTTGCATCGGGGTTGTATTCCCTCAAAAATTGGGCTGCATGTGGCCGAGCTTTGTTATGAGATTGAACATGCCAAATCCTGGGGTTTAACGGTCGATAAACCCAAACTCGATTGGGCACAATTGGTGCAAAAGCGGCAGGGGATTTTGACGAGTTTAGAAAACGGCATTCAAGGTTTATTAAAGAGTCATAAGATTCAGTTGTTTTCCGGTGCGGCTATTTTGCAAAGTGATCATCAAGTCGAAGTGAATTCCCAAAAATTTGAGGCGAGCAAAATTATTTTGGCCACCGGTTCAGTGGCCGGGCGACCCAAGATTTTTTCTTTTGATGGTTATTCGGTGATCACTAGTGAAGAGGTTTTTAGTTGGAAAGAATTACCTACAAGTCTGGCAATAGTTGGGGCAGGGCCGGAGGGTTGTGAATGGGCCTGCATGTTTGCAAGTTTAGGCGTTGAGGTGGGTTTGATCGAGGCTCAAGACCGGCTTTTGCCCCGTGAAGAACCTTGGGTGGGCCGAGAACTTGAAAAAATTTTTACCGAACGCAAGATTGGGGTTTTTACCAGCTCATCGGTTGAGTCCATCCAAATTAAAGAAAAAGATTGGATTTCATTAAAACTCACCGGGGGAACCGAGCTAGAAGTCAATCGCATCATTGTAGCCACCGGCCGCAAACCCAATATCAATCAACTTTTGGCAGCATCCGTTTCGTTAAAAATGGAGAATAATTTTATTCAAGTTAATGAAAATCTACAAACCAGCTTACCGAACGTTTATGCCATCGGTGATGTAAATGGTTTGTCGATGTTGGCCCACAGCGCAACCCATCAAGGCCTCATCGCGGTAGAACATGCCTTGGGTAAAGGCACTCGCCAATTCAACACCCAAAATGTGCCGGGAGTTATTTTTACTTTTCCTGAGGTGGCCAGGGTTGGGTTGACAGAGTCCGAACTCAAAACCAAAGGCGTTGATTATCAAGTGGGCCGTTTCGGATTTGCATCGCTCGGCAAAGCCCTAGCCATGGGAGCCCCCGAGGGCATGGTAAGTCTTTTGAGTGAAAAGAGTACGGGCAAAGTATTGGGTGGAACGGTATTAGGAAAAAACGCCTCTGACCTCATTGCCGAAATAGCCTTAGCCCAATCCGCAGGTTTGAAATTGGCCGACATCGCTCACACGATTCACGCCCATCCCACCTTAAACGAAGCCGTGATGGAAGCCGCCGAAGACACTCACGGCCTATCGATTCATCGGTATAAAAGGAAGAATTGA
- the cobA gene encoding uroporphyrinogen-III C-methyltransferase, whose translation MTTKTGKVFIVGFGPGDEGMLTQRACYLLQRADIIYYDYLTNAAFLEKINPQAQKVYVGKKGGGKKVPQDDTNEALIRSAQAGKFVVRLKGGDPLIFGRGAEEALALAAANLEFELVPGITSAQAAGWVGIPLTHRDFNSTLTWVTGHEDPNKSPDVEINWQALAQLGGTLVIYMGMHNLADNVAKLIQGGMNPQTPVAVLEWLTYPNQQVLEGTLQEIPALVQQQNFQAPAVVVIGDVVKLRKKLDWMSKKPLYGRLIVVTRAHAQSSSLTEPLKELGAQVVELPTLEISPVQDLTKVDQAIQHLATFDYLVFSSVNAVEIFFKRCHVLKSDIRKLSSLKIAAVGKKTAQALEQHQLYAEFVPEAYSGDDLAAGLAGFDIHGKKILFPRSAQARAEILKPLLQSGAEVEELVLYENHIPAASQQQAKTFFESRLPDLITFTSASSVKNFVQIVSGLPQVESIKKIPAICIGPITEQAARALGFEKILVTEEATLESLIDKIIKLFND comes from the coding sequence ATGACCACTAAGACAGGAAAAGTATTTATTGTAGGCTTTGGGCCAGGCGACGAAGGCATGCTTACCCAGCGCGCTTGTTATCTGTTACAGCGGGCCGACATTATTTATTATGATTATTTAACCAATGCGGCGTTTTTAGAAAAAATCAATCCACAAGCACAAAAAGTTTATGTGGGTAAAAAGGGTGGGGGTAAAAAGGTGCCACAAGACGATACCAATGAGGCTTTGATTCGTTCGGCCCAAGCGGGAAAGTTTGTGGTGAGGTTAAAAGGGGGCGACCCTTTAATTTTTGGGCGAGGGGCCGAAGAGGCTTTGGCTTTGGCGGCCGCCAATTTAGAGTTTGAATTAGTGCCAGGTATTACCAGTGCCCAGGCGGCGGGTTGGGTGGGCATTCCCTTAACCCATCGTGACTTTAATAGCACCCTGACTTGGGTAACCGGGCATGAAGATCCCAATAAATCGCCCGATGTTGAAATTAATTGGCAGGCCTTGGCCCAATTAGGGGGGACTTTAGTTATTTACATGGGCATGCATAATCTCGCGGATAATGTTGCCAAACTTATTCAAGGAGGGATGAATCCTCAAACACCGGTTGCGGTATTGGAATGGTTGACTTACCCTAACCAGCAAGTTTTAGAAGGGACGCTCCAAGAAATTCCTGCTTTAGTTCAGCAACAAAATTTTCAGGCCCCTGCTGTGGTGGTGATCGGTGACGTTGTGAAATTAAGAAAAAAATTAGATTGGATGAGTAAGAAACCCCTCTATGGGCGATTGATTGTAGTTACGCGGGCTCATGCCCAAAGTTCAAGCCTAACCGAACCGCTAAAAGAATTAGGGGCGCAAGTGGTTGAACTTCCCACGTTAGAAATTTCACCTGTCCAAGATTTAACTAAGGTTGACCAGGCAATTCAACATTTGGCAACTTTTGATTATTTGGTTTTTTCTTCGGTCAATGCGGTAGAAATATTTTTTAAAAGGTGCCATGTCTTAAAGTCTGATATTCGTAAGTTGAGTTCTTTAAAAATTGCGGCAGTGGGCAAAAAAACCGCCCAAGCTTTAGAACAGCATCAACTTTACGCCGAATTTGTGCCCGAGGCTTATTCGGGGGATGATTTGGCGGCTGGGCTGGCTGGCTTCGATATTCATGGTAAAAAAATATTGTTTCCGCGATCCGCCCAGGCCCGGGCAGAAATTTTAAAACCTTTATTGCAAAGTGGGGCCGAAGTTGAAGAGCTTGTATTGTATGAAAATCATATTCCCGCAGCTAGTCAGCAACAAGCCAAAACCTTTTTTGAATCTCGGTTGCCTGATTTAATTACGTTCACTTCGGCTTCTTCGGTGAAAAATTTTGTTCAGATCGTGAGTGGGTTGCCTCAAGTTGAATCCATTAAAAAAATTCCGGCGATTTGTATTGGGCCGATTACGGAGCAGGCAGCGCGCGCTTTGGGATTTGAAAAGATTTTAGTAACAGAAGAAGCGACCCTAGAAAGCCTAATCGATAAGATAATTAAGTTATTTAACGACTAA
- a CDS encoding type II toxin-antitoxin system RelE/ParE family toxin, giving the protein MRFFQRKFTPHARDLLKKLPPNVKAALRALTDKILENPYLGKPLQRELQGYYSIRHSHYRVIYSLQKERRLVIIEYVGLRRSVYNLFFELRSRTEIR; this is encoded by the coding sequence TTGAGATTTTTTCAAAGAAAATTTACGCCCCACGCGAGGGATTTATTAAAAAAATTACCCCCTAACGTAAAAGCAGCCCTACGAGCCTTAACTGACAAAATCCTTGAAAACCCTTATTTGGGAAAACCTTTACAGAGAGAGTTGCAGGGTTATTATTCTATCCGACACAGCCATTATCGTGTTATTTATTCCCTTCAAAAAGAAAGAAGACTTGTCATCATTGAATATGTGGGTTTACGACGATCTGTCTATAATCTCTTTTTTGAACTTAGGAGCCGCACCGAAATAAGATGA
- the hemC gene encoding hydroxymethylbilane synthase yields the protein MPKLKLGTRFSKLALTQSQWVRQQLLSQFADLEIELVKITTTGDKIQDRFLSAVGGKGLFIKEIEEALLKGEVDFAVHSMKDVPMQLAQGLCIAAVPSRESPRDVLVLRDVPEKVLALPLRVGTSALRRRVQLQRLYPHFQWTLLRGNVDTRLRKLAEGEVDGIVLAQAGLERLGEQPKHCLELPIIASPGQGALALECRAADAMTLQYLKALDDAVSSLECQVERTVMSALQGDCQLPMGAHAVCQGDRVRIEAFVALPDGSQWVGADKEGPQNDGIRLAEALAHEILSRGGKEVIAKLKTNL from the coding sequence ATGCCGAAACTTAAATTAGGGACGCGTTTTTCAAAGCTGGCTTTAACGCAGAGTCAGTGGGTTCGCCAACAGCTCCTTTCACAATTTGCTGATTTAGAAATTGAGTTGGTAAAAATTACAACCACCGGGGACAAAATCCAAGATCGGTTTTTGAGTGCGGTGGGTGGCAAAGGGCTTTTTATTAAAGAGATTGAAGAAGCTCTTTTAAAGGGCGAAGTTGATTTTGCAGTGCATAGCATGAAAGATGTGCCGATGCAGCTTGCGCAGGGCCTGTGCATCGCTGCTGTGCCATCTCGAGAATCGCCCCGGGACGTTTTGGTGTTACGCGATGTTCCTGAAAAAGTGCTTGCTCTGCCGTTACGAGTGGGCACCAGCGCGTTACGCCGGCGGGTGCAATTGCAGCGGCTTTATCCCCATTTTCAATGGACATTGTTGCGGGGTAACGTGGATACGCGATTACGCAAATTAGCTGAAGGCGAGGTTGACGGGATTGTGTTAGCTCAAGCCGGGCTTGAGCGTTTGGGGGAACAACCCAAGCATTGCCTTGAGCTGCCTATCATTGCTTCTCCTGGGCAAGGGGCGTTAGCGTTGGAATGTCGGGCCGCTGATGCAATGACTTTACAATATTTAAAAGCGCTGGATGATGCTGTTTCGTCTTTGGAGTGTCAGGTAGAGCGAACCGTCATGTCTGCGTTGCAGGGAGATTGCCAGCTCCCCATGGGGGCCCACGCGGTTTGTCAGGGTGATCGGGTTCGAATAGAAGCCTTTGTGGCTTTGCCGGATGGGAGCCAGTGGGTGGGTGCTGATAAAGAAGGCCCCCAAAATGATGGCATAAGATTGGCTGAAGCATTGGCCCACGAAATTTTATCGCGTGGTGGCAAAGAAGTCATTGCTAAGCTCAAAACAAATTTATGA
- a CDS encoding type II toxin-antitoxin system Phd/YefM family antitoxin, producing the protein MDSPSKTLTVTEAKKHLLELIEDIEKMNERVTLTKNGIPTTIMMSLGDYEALIETLEILSDPNILKSLKKSKRQVTQNKLLGDDEVWG; encoded by the coding sequence ATGGATTCTCCTTCTAAAACCTTAACCGTTACCGAAGCCAAAAAACATCTTCTTGAACTCATCGAAGATATCGAAAAGATGAATGAGCGGGTTACTCTTACTAAAAATGGAATCCCCACCACGATCATGATGAGCCTGGGAGACTATGAAGCTCTTATCGAGACACTTGAGATTCTTTCAGATCCTAACATCTTAAAATCCCTAAAAAAATCTAAACGCCAGGTGACTCAAAACAAATTACTTGGTGACGATGAGGTTTGGGGTTGA
- a CDS encoding S8 family serine peptidase, which yields MKFKSFLLIIVVGLFYLTNPPSGLATPLLIKIKPTPHFLKKIQDLQGEALLQHAQFINDELIRVDTSTPAGQKALENLKKNFNVEYIEPDHPIYAHELPNDPELSRQSMYMQSVSALPAWELLVNPAPVIVAIIDSGIDPLHEDLQANVWVNTLETPNNGIDDEGDGFADDVLGYNFSSNDPNINDDNGHGTLIAGIMGAVGNNDIGIAGLNWNCQLLVIKILDENGISSISKAISAIQYARQHGAKVINASWGFASDATTAETAQSLQQAIELAQSDGILFVASVGNGISFQGQNNDDLNATNYPSSFNLDNIVSVAALDNKDDLAFFSNYGNNSVDLAAPGVDIFSTSPGNNYSAMSGTSISAPFVTGAASLLLAINPGLTPLEVKALLLQNVDVLSALKGKVFTSGKLNIANALTASPAISGEAVNTDLQASFIPGELPTNPIGGGGCNLTPHSPSTLSLFLILPLLLALGIRVTRT from the coding sequence ATGAAATTTAAATCCTTCCTGCTTATCATCGTGGTTGGTTTATTCTACCTAACAAACCCACCTTCCGGTTTGGCCACCCCCCTTTTAATTAAAATTAAACCAACCCCGCACTTCCTTAAAAAAATACAAGATTTACAAGGCGAAGCCCTCTTGCAACATGCCCAATTTATTAATGATGAGCTTATTCGGGTCGATACCAGCACCCCGGCCGGGCAAAAGGCTTTAGAAAACTTAAAGAAAAACTTTAACGTTGAATATATTGAACCTGACCATCCCATTTATGCCCATGAGCTCCCCAACGACCCTGAGCTTAGTCGTCAAAGCATGTATATGCAGTCAGTTTCTGCCCTACCCGCCTGGGAACTTTTGGTAAACCCAGCCCCTGTCATTGTTGCCATCATTGATTCAGGCATCGACCCCTTGCATGAAGATTTGCAGGCCAATGTATGGGTCAATACTTTAGAAACCCCCAATAATGGCATTGATGACGAGGGTGATGGTTTTGCCGATGATGTGTTGGGTTACAATTTTTCTTCGAACGATCCCAATATCAACGATGATAATGGCCATGGCACTCTTATCGCGGGGATCATGGGTGCCGTGGGTAACAACGACATTGGCATTGCCGGTCTTAATTGGAATTGCCAACTTCTGGTGATTAAAATCTTAGATGAAAATGGGATCAGTTCTATTTCCAAGGCTATTAGCGCCATTCAATATGCCCGCCAACATGGAGCCAAAGTGATCAACGCGAGTTGGGGTTTTGCTTCTGACGCTACCACCGCTGAGACCGCTCAGTCGTTGCAACAAGCCATTGAACTGGCTCAAAGCGACGGGATTTTATTTGTAGCCTCCGTGGGTAATGGCATTAGCTTTCAAGGGCAAAATAATGATGATCTCAATGCCACCAATTATCCCAGCAGTTTTAACCTTGATAATATCGTCTCAGTAGCGGCCCTGGATAATAAAGACGATTTGGCCTTTTTTTCTAATTACGGCAATAATAGCGTTGATCTAGCCGCCCCGGGCGTTGATATCTTTAGTACCAGCCCCGGCAATAATTATTCTGCTATGTCAGGCACCTCTATTTCAGCCCCTTTCGTCACGGGGGCTGCCAGTTTGTTATTGGCCATAAACCCTGGCTTAACCCCCTTGGAAGTCAAAGCCCTGCTCTTACAAAATGTCGACGTACTGTCTGCTTTAAAAGGTAAGGTCTTCACTAGCGGCAAACTCAATATTGCCAATGCATTAACCGCCAGCCCAGCAATTTCAGGCGAAGCCGTTAATACCGACTTACAAGCCAGCTTCATCCCAGGCGAACTTCCTACCAACCCCATTGGCGGAGGGGGTTGTAATTTAACTCCGCATTCTCCCTCAACCCTCTCTTTGTTCCTCATCCTCCCCTTATTATTGGCATTGGGCATTCGTGTTACAAGGACCTAG
- a CDS encoding transglycosylase domain-containing protein: MGKKIKKPRSKIFKIFKGFLIVCVVLFLGVFATGTIVYFNAAKDLPKLDNMEDYRPPIMAEVYADNGQKVGEFWEQARILTPIDKIPKKLIEAFVASEDDRFFDHGGVDVYSIIRAFWRNFQAGHVVEGGSTITQQLTKGLLLTPERSYDRKIKEAILATRIEKNLSKDQILYLYLNQIYFGNRAYGVAAAARNYFHKDLQDLDLAEISMIVGLSKGPGRYNPIVNPQRAISRQHYVLDRMAEEGYISKKEAESAKKAQLKIYNAGIDKDFNNKFAPYFVEHVRRYIKQKYGDEALYKGGWQVYTTLDLDMYRAAQEAVSTNLMQLDRRYGYRGPSGHLNNQQEIEKFLHLQHMKLLDTEDQLNYFGFKGEEDTFKQVKTPLQAGKLYEAVVANVSSSGLQIQIGNINGTVANSNMDMGRSSHFTPGDIVQVKLKTASAAPTKGKGKNKAPISEAAPLPVVSNSSSFVLSQKPEIQAALYSYEPFSGKLRAMIGGFSFEDSEFDRSTQALRQPGSSIKPIIYAAALDKGYTPATVIMDSPIHYPDGSGKMWEPKNYGGNYFGPTLFRNALVNSRNVVTVRILMDIGTHYVAGYMRKLGITSPIFKFYSMALGATEVYLEQLCRAYGTFPTGGVLPDVYFIKKIIGPNGQVIEEHIENPNKFIVTWGNVKSENKEEKKLEPESKPSNNSVTIKHKRSYEEMSFNPDLLTQGETATKRDDLQLTEYERKVLYGDYIPPQHSVSPQTAVTMTSILKDVVRYGTGTRAQAIGRPAGGKTGTTNGATDAWFIGFTPNLLTGVWVGFDKKIKSIGHGATGGTIAAPIWVNYMLKVVAKYPNEDFIVPKGIDLSKYQTPIQVVGIGDAELGDIGIGTGVDNTKSYSNSSASFFSQDLDN, translated from the coding sequence TTTTAAAGGGTTCCTCATCGTTTGTGTCGTGCTCTTTTTAGGAGTATTTGCCACAGGAACCATCGTTTATTTTAATGCTGCCAAAGATCTGCCTAAGCTCGATAACATGGAAGATTATCGCCCCCCCATTATGGCGGAGGTTTATGCCGACAATGGCCAAAAGGTCGGTGAGTTTTGGGAACAAGCAAGAATTCTCACCCCCATTGATAAAATCCCCAAAAAATTGATTGAGGCCTTTGTGGCCAGTGAAGATGATCGATTTTTTGACCATGGCGGGGTTGATGTTTATAGTATCATCCGTGCCTTTTGGCGTAATTTTCAGGCTGGCCACGTGGTAGAGGGTGGTTCTACCATCACCCAACAATTAACCAAAGGCCTACTGCTCACCCCCGAGCGTAGTTACGATCGCAAAATCAAAGAGGCCATTCTTGCCACTCGCATTGAAAAAAATCTCAGCAAAGATCAAATTCTTTATCTTTATCTCAATCAAATTTATTTTGGTAATCGAGCTTACGGAGTTGCAGCCGCCGCACGCAATTATTTCCATAAAGATTTGCAAGACCTTGACTTAGCCGAAATTTCAATGATTGTAGGTTTGTCAAAGGGGCCAGGTCGTTATAACCCTATTGTCAACCCTCAACGTGCCATCTCCCGCCAACATTATGTATTAGACCGCATGGCAGAGGAAGGTTACATCAGCAAAAAAGAAGCTGAGTCTGCTAAGAAAGCTCAACTTAAAATTTACAACGCTGGCATTGACAAAGACTTCAATAATAAATTTGCCCCCTACTTTGTCGAACATGTGCGCCGTTATATAAAACAAAAATACGGTGATGAAGCCCTATATAAGGGTGGTTGGCAAGTCTATACCACCCTTGATCTTGACATGTATCGTGCGGCCCAAGAGGCCGTAAGCACGAATCTTATGCAACTCGATCGCCGTTATGGTTATCGTGGGCCTTCAGGTCATTTAAACAATCAACAAGAAATTGAAAAATTTCTTCACCTCCAACACATGAAACTCCTTGATACTGAAGATCAGCTTAATTATTTTGGTTTCAAGGGCGAAGAAGATACTTTTAAACAAGTCAAAACACCACTCCAAGCAGGCAAACTTTATGAAGCCGTGGTGGCCAACGTAAGCTCATCGGGTTTGCAGATTCAAATTGGCAATATCAATGGCACAGTTGCCAATAGCAATATGGACATGGGGCGCTCTTCTCATTTTACCCCGGGAGATATAGTTCAAGTAAAACTCAAAACTGCAAGTGCCGCACCCACCAAAGGCAAGGGTAAAAACAAGGCCCCTATTTCCGAGGCTGCTCCTTTGCCCGTTGTTTCTAATTCAAGCTCTTTTGTCTTATCGCAAAAGCCCGAAATTCAAGCTGCCCTTTATTCCTACGAACCGTTTAGCGGAAAATTGCGCGCGATGATCGGTGGCTTCAGTTTTGAAGATAGCGAGTTTGACCGTTCTACTCAAGCCTTGCGTCAACCTGGTTCGTCGATCAAGCCCATCATTTATGCTGCAGCCCTTGACAAGGGTTACACCCCGGCCACAGTCATCATGGATTCACCCATTCATTACCCAGATGGAAGCGGCAAGATGTGGGAACCCAAAAATTACGGCGGAAATTATTTTGGCCCAACTTTATTTCGCAATGCCTTGGTTAATTCTCGCAACGTTGTCACAGTCCGCATCTTGATGGATATCGGCACTCACTATGTTGCAGGCTACATGCGAAAGTTAGGGATCACGAGCCCCATTTTTAAATTCTATTCTATGGCTTTGGGAGCAACTGAAGTTTATTTAGAACAGCTCTGCCGCGCCTATGGCACATTTCCCACGGGGGGAGTATTACCCGATGTCTATTTTATTAAAAAAATTATTGGCCCCAATGGGCAAGTGATCGAAGAACATATTGAAAATCCCAATAAGTTTATCGTTACCTGGGGCAATGTAAAATCTGAAAATAAAGAAGAAAAAAAGTTAGAACCTGAAAGCAAACCCAGCAATAATTCTGTTACGATCAAACACAAACGTTCTTACGAAGAAATGTCTTTTAATCCTGATCTGCTCACCCAAGGTGAAACAGCCACCAAAAGAGATGACCTGCAATTAACCGAATATGAAAGAAAAGTTTTGTATGGTGACTATATTCCGCCACAACATTCTGTGAGCCCACAAACGGCTGTCACGATGACTTCGATTTTAAAAGATGTGGTTCGCTATGGTACGGGTACGCGGGCTCAAGCCATAGGTCGACCTGCGGGTGGAAAAACGGGTACGACCAATGGTGCCACCGATGCATGGTTTATTGGCTTTACACCTAACTTACTCACCGGTGTGTGGGTTGGGTTTGACAAAAAAATTAAAAGCATTGGCCATGGTGCCACAGGTGGAACGATCGCCGCACCTATTTGGGTCAACTACATGCTAAAGGTGGTGGCAAAATATCCCAATGAAGATTTCATCGTACCCAAAGGCATTGATCTTTCTAAATACCAAACGCCGATTCAAGTGGTTGGCATTGGCGATGCCGAGCTGGGCGACATTGGTATTGGCACGGGTGTCGATAACACTAAGTCCTACAGCAATTCGTCGGCCTCTTTCTTCAGCCAAGATCTAGACAATTAA
- a CDS encoding class I SAM-dependent rRNA methyltransferase: protein MKITVNARAEQRIRQRHPWIFADDILESTINAAGPVFVYNRNKRFLASALYSPQSKIRLRIYSHEKTDFNETFLRKKITQAFDLRQRLYGDATCYRMFFGESDSIPSLIIDRYHDLYAVQTLSAGLEPYKETIFKILNQDYRPTSIVERNDAQVRHKEGLPLIKQFVFGPAPEVKIVELPGAQFEFRPLEGQKTGFFLDQKENAQLVGKYFSGEILDCFCYEGQFALHLSKHADKVIAVDSSMPALQQLQRNAELNHAHNIETLEGNVFDVLRGFDQQKRRFDGIVLDPPAFVKTKSTLITAIRGYKEINLRAIRLLKEGGMLATFSCSQNLSDSSFLKLLQEAAFDAKRQVQIITRFNQPADHPILLAAPETHYLKGFLLRCL from the coding sequence ATGAAAATTACGGTCAACGCAAGGGCTGAACAGCGCATCCGGCAGAGGCATCCGTGGATCTTTGCCGATGATATTTTAGAAAGTACAATCAACGCCGCAGGGCCAGTGTTTGTTTACAATCGAAACAAACGATTTTTAGCCAGCGCCCTTTATAGCCCACAGTCTAAAATACGCTTGCGCATTTACTCTCACGAAAAAACCGATTTTAATGAAACTTTTTTGAGAAAAAAAATTACCCAAGCCTTTGATTTACGCCAACGACTTTATGGTGATGCAACCTGCTACCGTATGTTTTTTGGTGAATCCGATAGCATTCCCTCCCTGATCATCGATCGCTACCATGACCTCTATGCTGTCCAAACTTTGAGTGCCGGGTTAGAACCTTACAAAGAAACCATCTTTAAAATCCTAAACCAAGATTATCGCCCCACCAGCATCGTTGAACGCAACGACGCCCAAGTTCGGCATAAAGAAGGTTTGCCCTTGATCAAACAATTTGTTTTTGGGCCAGCCCCCGAGGTTAAAATCGTCGAGCTACCAGGGGCCCAATTTGAATTTCGCCCGCTGGAGGGCCAAAAAACCGGCTTTTTCTTAGACCAAAAAGAAAATGCCCAACTTGTAGGAAAATATTTCTCTGGAGAAATACTCGATTGCTTTTGTTATGAGGGGCAATTTGCCCTCCACCTCTCTAAGCATGCCGACAAAGTCATTGCAGTCGATAGTTCAATGCCCGCTTTACAACAATTACAACGCAACGCCGAGCTCAACCATGCCCACAATATCGAAACCCTCGAGGGCAATGTCTTTGATGTGCTGCGCGGGTTTGATCAACAAAAAAGAAGATTTGATGGCATTGTTTTAGATCCACCCGCCTTTGTCAAAACCAAATCAACTTTAATCACGGCTATCCGTGGTTACAAAGAAATCAACCTACGCGCGATTCGGCTATTAAAAGAGGGCGGAATGCTTGCCACTTTCTCTTGCTCTCAAAATCTGTCTGACTCAAGTTTTTTAAAATTATTGCAAGAAGCCGCCTTTGATGCCAAACGGCAAGTTCAAATCATCACTCGCTTTAATCAACCTGCTGATCACCCTATTTTACTGGCCGCCCCTGAAACCCACTATCTCAAGGGTTTTTTATTAAGATGCTTATAA